In Pseudonocardia sp. C8, one genomic interval encodes:
- a CDS encoding YebC/PmpR family DNA-binding transcriptional regulator, giving the protein MSGHSKWATTKHKKAVIDARRGKMFAKLIKNIEVAARTGGGDPDANPTLYDAIQKAKKSSVPNDNIDRAVKRGSGADAGGAEYQAITYEGYGPNGVAVLVECLTDNRNRAATEVRTAMTRNGGTMADPGSVAYLFSRKGVVVLPKGDLAEDDVLAAVLDAGAEEVNDLGDSWEVVSEAGDVVAVRTALQENGIDYDSAEATFIPSMQVELDADGAKKIFRLIEALEDSDEVQNVYSNFDVSDEVMAEVG; this is encoded by the coding sequence ATGAGCGGCCACTCCAAGTGGGCGACGACCAAGCACAAGAAGGCCGTGATCGACGCCCGCCGCGGCAAGATGTTCGCCAAGCTGATCAAGAACATCGAGGTCGCGGCCCGGACCGGCGGCGGTGACCCGGACGCCAACCCGACGCTCTACGACGCGATCCAGAAGGCGAAGAAGAGCTCGGTCCCCAACGACAACATCGACCGCGCCGTCAAGCGCGGTTCCGGGGCGGACGCGGGGGGCGCCGAGTACCAGGCGATCACCTACGAGGGGTACGGGCCGAACGGCGTCGCCGTCCTGGTCGAGTGCCTGACCGACAACCGGAACCGGGCCGCGACCGAGGTCCGGACCGCGATGACCCGCAACGGCGGCACCATGGCCGACCCCGGGTCGGTGGCCTACCTGTTCTCCCGCAAGGGCGTCGTCGTCCTGCCGAAGGGCGACCTGGCCGAGGACGACGTGCTGGCGGCCGTGCTCGACGCCGGCGCCGAGGAGGTCAACGACCTCGGCGACAGCTGGGAGGTCGTGTCCGAGGCGGGCGACGTCGTCGCGGTGCGCACGGCGCTGCAGGAGAACGGCATCGACTACGACTCGGCGGAGGCCACCTTCATCCCGTCGATGCAGGTCGAGCTGGACGCCGACGGGGCCAAGAAGATCTTCCGGCTGATCGAGGCGCTGGAGGACTCCGACGAGGTGCAGAACGTCTACTCGAACTTCGACGTGTCCGACGAGGTCATGGCCGAGGTCGGCTGA
- a CDS encoding DUF1490 family protein yields the protein MLGAALGKAAGLVASGLAGAVAYDGVKRVARSGAVREAAVTMTSWGLRGARAAETGAEKARLATADIVSEARGRIGEEAPVPGDGHGHGHEH from the coding sequence GTGCTCGGAGCAGCGCTGGGGAAGGCCGCCGGCCTGGTGGCGAGCGGGCTGGCCGGTGCCGTCGCGTACGACGGCGTGAAGCGGGTCGCCCGCTCCGGCGCGGTCCGGGAGGCCGCCGTCACCATGACGTCGTGGGGGCTGCGCGGCGCCCGCGCCGCCGAGACCGGCGCCGAGAAGGCCCGGCTGGCCACCGCCGACATCGTGAGCGAGGCACGCGGCCGGATCGGCGAGGAGGCCCCGGTTCCGGGTGACGGCCACGGGCACGGCCACGAGCACTGA
- a CDS encoding DUF1996 domain-containing protein produces MPRHGRHRIIRPVPLLARPVRLAAAVVALLVCTAAVAFGGTAPADGSGSARDSTTGEVGGLLGSGTEDGASGDGSDPEAADQGGDQGQGGDQGQGGDQGQGGDQSQGGDQGQGGDQGQGGDQNQGGDQDQDDGAGQGDDEQFPGRDEAAPPAADDFVDITDVEPGSGPAGKGGVFAGGTFTSECGTSDHRNSDNYQAAPGKRNGAQHVHDYVGNTTTDAFSDDDSLEAGDTSCTNGDRSTFYWPVVRDLNGVGDDANADGGGKDGNVGSILTPTSAQMTFHGHPGQATEPMPQGLRMITGDAKAKTNGDEDVVSKWTCSGFTDRTTGKYPICPSGSKLMRFLDFPSCWDGENLRSNAENDAVVFPESDGRCADGRVAIPQLRMTLTYDQPAGRSFAMDTFPEQQHSPKTDHGNFQSLLPEERARAAADCINSGRDC; encoded by the coding sequence ATGCCCCGACATGGTCGGCACCGCATCATCAGACCGGTACCCCTGCTCGCCAGACCGGTACGCCTGGCCGCCGCCGTGGTCGCGTTGCTCGTGTGCACCGCAGCCGTGGCCTTCGGTGGGACGGCGCCCGCCGACGGCTCCGGTTCCGCGCGGGACTCCACGACCGGGGAAGTCGGCGGCCTGCTCGGGTCGGGCACCGAGGACGGCGCGTCCGGGGACGGTTCGGACCCGGAGGCCGCCGACCAGGGTGGCGACCAGGGCCAGGGTGGCGATCAGGGCCAGGGTGGCGATCAGGGCCAGGGTGGCGATCAGAGCCAGGGCGGCGACCAGGGCCAGGGCGGCGACCAGGGCCAGGGCGGCGACCAGAACCAGGGCGGCGACCAGGACCAGGACGACGGCGCGGGCCAGGGTGACGACGAGCAGTTCCCCGGCCGGGACGAGGCGGCGCCACCGGCCGCCGACGATTTCGTCGACATCACCGACGTGGAGCCGGGGAGCGGCCCGGCCGGCAAGGGCGGGGTGTTCGCCGGTGGCACCTTCACCTCGGAGTGCGGCACCAGCGACCACCGCAACTCCGACAACTACCAGGCGGCCCCGGGCAAGCGGAACGGTGCCCAGCACGTCCACGACTACGTGGGCAACACCACGACCGACGCTTTCTCCGACGACGACAGCCTCGAGGCCGGCGACACCTCCTGCACCAACGGTGACAGGTCGACGTTCTACTGGCCGGTCGTCCGCGACCTGAACGGGGTCGGTGACGACGCGAACGCCGACGGTGGCGGCAAGGACGGAAACGTCGGCTCGATCCTGACACCGACCTCGGCGCAGATGACCTTCCACGGGCATCCGGGACAGGCGACCGAACCGATGCCGCAGGGGCTGCGGATGATCACCGGTGACGCGAAGGCGAAGACGAACGGCGACGAGGACGTCGTGTCCAAGTGGACCTGCAGCGGTTTCACCGACCGGACCACGGGCAAGTACCCGATCTGCCCGTCGGGCAGCAAGCTGATGCGGTTCCTGGACTTCCCGAGCTGCTGGGACGGCGAGAACCTGCGCTCGAACGCCGAGAACGACGCCGTCGTGTTCCCGGAGTCCGACGGGCGGTGCGCGGACGGTCGCGTGGCCATCCCGCAGCTGCGGATGACGCTGACCTACGACCAGCCCGCCGGTCGGTCGTTCGCGATGGACACGTTCCCCGAGCAGCAGCACAGCCCGAAGACCGACCACGGGAACTTCCAGAGCCTGCTCCCCGAGGAACGGGCCCGTGCGGCGGCGGACTGCATCAACAGCGGCCGCGACTGCTGA
- a CDS encoding dihydrofolate reductase family protein, translated as MAVTYTFDVFSSLDGFGAASGSWTGYWGKQGPELLDHRLALYGEEQRMVFGATTHRAFAQMLAESTEDSDVRDPWVTRMVNLPATVVSTTLEEPLDWPDATVAKGDAVDVVARLKEESAVPLRSHGSLSMNRALMAAGLVDRVQVTLFPVITGRSGVDPIFRGADDFDLELIEQRTLDGHTQELVYRPTLHS; from the coding sequence ATGGCCGTCACCTACACGTTCGACGTCTTCTCCAGCCTCGACGGCTTCGGCGCCGCGAGCGGCAGCTGGACCGGCTACTGGGGCAAGCAGGGCCCCGAGCTGCTCGACCACCGCCTGGCCCTCTACGGCGAGGAGCAGCGGATGGTCTTCGGCGCGACCACCCACCGGGCGTTCGCGCAGATGCTCGCGGAGAGCACCGAGGACTCCGACGTGCGGGACCCCTGGGTCACCCGGATGGTGAACCTGCCGGCGACCGTCGTGTCGACCACCCTGGAGGAGCCGCTCGACTGGCCGGACGCCACCGTCGCGAAGGGTGACGCCGTCGACGTCGTCGCCCGGCTCAAGGAGGAGTCCGCGGTGCCGCTGCGCTCGCACGGCAGCCTGTCGATGAACCGGGCGCTGATGGCCGCCGGGCTGGTCGACCGCGTCCAGGTGACGCTCTTCCCGGTGATCACCGGCCGGTCCGGGGTGGACCCGATCTTCCGGGGTGCGGACGACTTCGACCTCGAGCTGATCGAGCAGCGGACCCTCGACGGCCACACCCAGGAGCTCGTCTACCGGCCCACCCTGCACTCCTGA
- a CDS encoding elongation factor G-like protein EF-G2 has product MAVKADRTRARAAGYAAVTDPQLVRNVALVGPSGSGKTTLAEALLAHTGTIPRAGSVTEGSTVCDHDPAATRQQRSVGIAVAPLEWNGITVNLVDTPGYGDYLGGLRAGLRAADAALFVVPAGQGRDGTLEPGTVALWEECAEAGIPRAVVVGRCDADPADVQATMQACRESFGEAVVPCYLPLRADDGTPTGLYGLLTQTPEGAAPADAAQARSVLIEGIIEQSEDEELMERYVAGDDVGVATLIDDLETAVARGGLHPLVPVDAAGGTGLDALLEIVTRAFPAPPERPLPASTEPGRPPLQADPDGPLVAEVVHTGADPYVGRICLVRVFSGTLRPETTVHVGGPLPAPRSSPEEPHELDERIGHVYSPLGGTLRETEGCVAGDLCAVTRLEAAVGDTLSDPTDPVHLVPWPRPEPLLPVAVVAHTPADEDAVARGLARLIATDPGLRLERDPDTRQTVLWCAGEAHADVALGRLRDAGAQVDVEDVRVAFRVTLAGSGRVTGRHVKQSGGHGQFAVCHVEFAPRPGGAGIEFTSAVVGGAVPTQYVPSVQKGILAQAERGLPVTDGGEAYPVVDFAATLVDGKAHSVDSSDAAFQTAGALALRAAAETCGLKLLEPVDEVRIRILDEHLGAVLGDVSGRRGKVLGTDPDGTGHTLVRAEVPRTELLRHAVDLRGLTAGTAVATRAFARYAVRPT; this is encoded by the coding sequence ATGGCCGTCAAGGCTGATCGCACGCGGGCCAGGGCGGCCGGGTACGCCGCCGTCACGGATCCGCAGCTGGTCCGCAACGTCGCACTGGTGGGGCCCTCCGGGAGCGGGAAGACGACGCTCGCCGAGGCCCTCCTCGCCCACACGGGCACGATCCCCCGGGCCGGATCGGTCACCGAGGGCAGCACGGTCTGCGACCACGACCCGGCCGCCACCCGCCAGCAGCGCTCGGTCGGGATCGCGGTCGCGCCACTGGAGTGGAACGGGATCACCGTCAACCTCGTCGACACCCCCGGCTACGGCGACTACCTCGGCGGGCTGCGGGCCGGCCTGCGCGCGGCCGACGCGGCGCTGTTCGTGGTACCGGCCGGTCAGGGCCGCGACGGCACCCTCGAACCCGGCACGGTCGCGCTGTGGGAGGAGTGCGCCGAGGCCGGGATCCCGCGCGCGGTGGTCGTCGGCCGCTGCGACGCCGACCCGGCCGACGTGCAGGCGACCATGCAGGCCTGCCGGGAGTCGTTCGGCGAGGCCGTCGTGCCCTGCTACCTCCCGCTGCGCGCCGACGACGGCACGCCGACCGGGCTGTACGGCCTGCTCACCCAGACCCCGGAGGGCGCGGCGCCGGCGGACGCCGCGCAGGCCCGCTCGGTGCTCATCGAGGGGATCATCGAGCAGTCCGAGGACGAGGAGCTGATGGAGCGCTACGTCGCCGGGGACGACGTCGGCGTCGCGACGCTGATCGACGACCTCGAGACGGCGGTCGCGCGCGGCGGGCTGCACCCGCTCGTCCCGGTCGACGCGGCCGGCGGCACCGGCCTCGACGCCCTCCTGGAGATCGTCACCCGCGCGTTCCCGGCCCCGCCGGAGCGCCCGCTGCCGGCGAGCACCGAACCGGGGCGTCCACCGCTGCAGGCCGACCCGGACGGCCCGCTGGTGGCCGAGGTGGTGCACACCGGGGCCGACCCCTACGTCGGCCGGATCTGCCTGGTCCGGGTGTTCAGCGGCACGCTGCGCCCGGAGACGACGGTGCACGTCGGCGGCCCGCTCCCGGCGCCGCGCAGCAGCCCGGAGGAGCCGCACGAGCTCGACGAGCGGATCGGGCACGTGTACTCGCCGCTCGGCGGGACGCTGCGGGAGACCGAGGGCTGCGTCGCCGGCGACCTCTGCGCCGTGACCCGGCTGGAGGCCGCGGTCGGCGACACGCTGTCCGATCCGACCGACCCGGTGCACCTGGTGCCGTGGCCGCGGCCGGAACCGCTGCTGCCCGTCGCGGTCGTCGCGCACACCCCCGCCGACGAGGACGCCGTCGCCCGCGGCCTGGCCCGGCTCATCGCGACCGATCCGGGGCTGCGGCTCGAACGCGACCCCGACACCCGCCAGACGGTGCTCTGGTGCGCCGGGGAGGCGCACGCCGACGTCGCGCTCGGCCGGCTCCGCGACGCCGGGGCGCAGGTCGACGTCGAGGACGTCCGGGTCGCGTTCCGGGTCACCCTGGCCGGCTCCGGCCGGGTCACCGGCCGCCACGTCAAGCAGTCCGGCGGGCACGGCCAGTTCGCGGTGTGCCACGTCGAGTTCGCGCCGCGACCGGGCGGGGCCGGCATCGAGTTCACCTCCGCCGTGGTCGGTGGCGCGGTCCCGACCCAGTACGTGCCGAGCGTGCAGAAGGGAATCCTGGCCCAGGCCGAGCGCGGGCTGCCGGTCACCGACGGCGGGGAGGCGTACCCGGTCGTCGACTTCGCCGCGACGCTGGTCGACGGGAAGGCGCACAGCGTCGACTCCTCCGACGCCGCGTTCCAGACCGCGGGGGCGCTGGCGCTGCGGGCGGCCGCGGAGACGTGCGGGCTGAAGCTGCTCGAACCGGTCGACGAGGTCCGCATCCGGATCCTCGACGAGCATCTCGGCGCCGTGCTCGGCGACGTGTCCGGGCGCCGGGGCAAGGTGCTGGGCACCGACCCGGACGGGACCGGGCACACCCTCGTCCGCGCCGAGGTGCCGCGCACCGAGCTGCTCCGGCACGCCGTGGACCTGCGCGGGCTGACCGCGGGCACGGCCGTGGCGACCCGGGCGTTCGCGCGTTACGCGGTCCGCCCGACCTGA
- a CDS encoding heavy metal translocating P-type ATPase has protein sequence MTATGTATSTEAGILSTETGGPALTVVSDAAGRVRFTAPALRGRVALAVAVEDEVDHVAGVRQVHAYPRTGSVVVWYRAGCDRVELTEAIGKGLGADPEATAARSPRSADTHHGELARLVVGGVALAALGFRRYGLRRPPLLGPTSRTVATGVTIFTGYPFLRGALRSLTGGRGAGTDALVSAATVASLVLRENVVALTVLWLLNIGEYLQDLTLRRSRRAISELLTGATTRAWTRLACGTEIEVDIADLVLGDEVVVHEHVVLPVDGEVVDGDGVVDQAAITGEQLPVSVAPGARLHAGSVLLRGRIVVRATAVGPDTAMGRILDRVEQAQGDRAPIQTVGENFSRRFVPASFLLAGLTLLTTRDVRRAMTMLLVACPCAVGLSTPTAISAAIGNGARRGILIKGGAHLEAAGRVDAIVFDKTGTLTEGRPVVTNVISFHDGWAPEQVLAYSASSEIHSRHPLAQAVIRSTEERRLEIPPHEECEVLVGQGMRVQADGRVLLIGSRELLRAQGVPVSRRAADWVRKLQKAAETPLLLAVDGELVGLVSLRDTVRPESRDVLARLRADGVRRIVMLTGDNPRTAQAVAAELGIDEFRAQVMPEQKQDVVRALRAEGHTVAMVGDGTNDAPALALADIGIAMGAAGTDVAVETADVALAADDLTALLDLRDLGRRSLTLIRQNYGMSIAVNAAGLLVSAGGALSPVVAAILHNASSVAVVGNSSRLIRYRLPAA, from the coding sequence GTGACGGCCACGGGCACGGCCACGAGCACTGAGGCGGGCATCCTGAGCACCGAGACCGGCGGCCCGGCCCTCACCGTCGTCAGCGACGCGGCCGGGCGCGTCCGCTTCACCGCGCCCGCGCTGCGCGGCCGGGTCGCACTGGCCGTCGCCGTCGAGGACGAGGTCGACCACGTCGCCGGCGTCCGCCAGGTGCACGCCTACCCGCGCACCGGCAGCGTCGTCGTCTGGTACCGCGCCGGGTGCGACCGGGTGGAGCTGACCGAGGCCATCGGCAAGGGACTCGGCGCCGACCCCGAGGCGACCGCCGCCCGCTCCCCGCGCTCGGCCGACACCCACCACGGGGAGCTGGCCCGGCTCGTCGTCGGCGGGGTCGCGCTGGCCGCGCTCGGGTTCCGCCGCTACGGCCTGCGCCGTCCGCCGCTGCTGGGCCCGACCAGCCGCACCGTCGCCACCGGCGTCACGATCTTCACCGGGTACCCGTTCCTGCGCGGCGCGCTGCGCTCGCTGACCGGCGGCCGCGGCGCGGGCACCGACGCGCTGGTCTCGGCGGCGACCGTGGCCAGCCTGGTGCTGCGGGAGAACGTCGTCGCGCTCACCGTGCTGTGGCTGCTCAACATCGGCGAGTACCTGCAGGACCTGACGCTGCGCCGGTCCCGGCGGGCGATCTCCGAGCTGCTCACCGGAGCCACCACCCGGGCCTGGACCCGGCTCGCGTGCGGCACCGAGATCGAGGTCGACATCGCCGACCTCGTGCTCGGCGACGAGGTCGTGGTGCACGAGCACGTCGTGCTCCCGGTCGACGGCGAGGTGGTCGACGGCGACGGCGTCGTCGACCAGGCCGCGATCACCGGCGAGCAGCTGCCGGTCTCGGTGGCGCCCGGCGCGCGGCTCCACGCGGGCTCGGTGCTGCTGCGCGGCCGGATCGTCGTCCGGGCGACGGCGGTCGGCCCGGACACCGCGATGGGCCGCATCCTCGACCGGGTCGAGCAGGCCCAGGGCGACCGGGCCCCGATCCAGACCGTGGGCGAGAACTTCTCCCGGCGGTTCGTGCCGGCGTCGTTCCTGCTGGCCGGGCTGACCCTGCTGACCACCCGGGACGTGCGGCGCGCGATGACGATGCTGCTCGTCGCCTGCCCGTGCGCGGTGGGCCTGTCGACGCCGACCGCGATCAGCGCGGCGATCGGCAACGGGGCCCGCCGCGGCATCCTCATCAAGGGCGGCGCGCACCTGGAGGCCGCGGGCCGGGTCGACGCGATCGTGTTCGACAAGACCGGGACGCTGACCGAGGGCCGCCCGGTCGTCACGAACGTCATCTCGTTCCACGACGGCTGGGCCCCCGAGCAGGTGCTGGCCTACTCGGCGTCGTCGGAGATCCACTCCCGGCACCCGCTGGCGCAGGCGGTCATCCGGTCCACCGAGGAGCGCCGGCTCGAGATCCCGCCGCACGAGGAGTGCGAGGTGCTCGTCGGGCAGGGCATGCGGGTGCAGGCCGACGGCCGGGTGCTGCTCATCGGCTCCCGCGAGCTGCTGCGCGCCCAGGGCGTGCCGGTGAGCCGCCGGGCCGCCGACTGGGTCCGCAAGCTCCAGAAGGCTGCCGAGACCCCGCTGCTGCTGGCCGTGGACGGCGAGCTGGTCGGCCTGGTGTCGCTGCGCGACACCGTCCGGCCCGAGTCCCGGGACGTGCTGGCCCGGCTGCGCGCCGACGGCGTCCGGCGGATCGTCATGCTCACCGGCGACAACCCGCGCACCGCGCAGGCGGTCGCCGCGGAGCTGGGCATCGACGAGTTCCGCGCGCAGGTGATGCCCGAGCAGAAGCAGGACGTCGTGCGCGCGCTGCGGGCCGAGGGTCACACGGTCGCGATGGTCGGCGACGGCACCAACGACGCCCCGGCGCTCGCGCTGGCCGACATCGGGATCGCGATGGGGGCGGCCGGCACCGACGTGGCGGTCGAGACCGCCGACGTCGCGCTGGCCGCCGACGACCTGACCGCCCTGCTCGACCTGCGGGACCTGGGCCGGCGCTCGCTCACCCTGATCCGCCAGAACTACGGCATGTCGATCGCGGTCAACGCGGCCGGCCTGCTCGTCTCGGCGGGTGGGGCACTGTCCCCGGTGGTGGCGGCGATCCTGCACAACGCGTCCAGCGTGGCCGTCGTCGGGAACAGCTCGCGGCTGATCCGCTACCGGCTGCCGGCCGCCTGA
- a CDS encoding cupin domain-containing protein produces the protein MRPRRPRARRGYAPPKHRHAREDEAFYVLDGELTVYVGDDVVRAEPGSFLWAPRDVAHTFCVESDEARFLALSTNSALDRFFFATGEPAPSLTIPPPATEPPDVAELARVAGEFGVEILGPPPVPGG, from the coding sequence CTGCGACCGCGCCGGCCGCGAGCCCGGCGGGGCTACGCCCCGCCGAAGCACCGGCACGCCCGCGAGGACGAGGCGTTCTACGTCCTCGACGGTGAGCTCACCGTGTACGTCGGCGACGACGTCGTCCGGGCCGAGCCCGGCAGCTTCCTGTGGGCACCGCGCGACGTCGCGCACACGTTCTGCGTCGAGTCCGACGAGGCCCGGTTCCTGGCCCTGTCCACGAACAGCGCGCTGGACCGGTTCTTCTTCGCCACCGGCGAGCCGGCCCCGTCCCTGACGATCCCGCCGCCGGCCACCGAGCCCCCGGACGTCGCGGAGCTGGCCCGCGTCGCCGGCGAGTTCGGGGTGGAGATCCTCGGCCCGCCCCCGGTTCCGGGCGGCTGA
- a CDS encoding NAD-dependent malic enzyme: protein MSIPGPGYAITARVDAPAHPTSAGDLTAAVGQVGGVVTAFDVVEARTEHLVVDISVNARNTDHVDEIKAAIEQLDGFSVRKVSDRTFLLHLGGKIEVQSKVNLRTRDDLSRAYTPGVARVSMAIAENPTDARRLTIKRNTVAVVTDGSAVLGLGNIGAAAAMPVMEGKAALFKQFGGVDAWPVCLDTQDTEEIIRTVQLIAPGYGGINLEDIAAPRCFEIERRLREMLDIPVFHDDQHGTAVVVLGALRNALRVVGKKFSDVRVVVCGVGAAGSAIIRLLGSEETADVIAVDVDGIVHPAREGLDDNLRSIAAQTNRERKTGTLADALVGADVFIGVSAPNLFGATELATMNDDAIVFALANPDPEVDPAVAMQHAAVVATGRSDYPNQINNVLAFPGVFRGLLDSHAHDITDAMMLAAAEAIANVVPEPNPSFIVPSVFDQSVAPAVAEAVRSAAAKQAEKGEVAAG, encoded by the coding sequence GTGTCCATTCCCGGTCCCGGTTACGCCATCACCGCTCGCGTCGACGCCCCTGCCCACCCCACGTCCGCCGGTGACCTGACGGCCGCCGTCGGCCAGGTCGGCGGCGTCGTCACCGCCTTCGACGTCGTCGAGGCCCGGACCGAGCACCTCGTCGTCGACATCTCGGTCAACGCCCGCAACACCGACCACGTCGACGAGATCAAGGCCGCGATCGAGCAGCTCGACGGGTTCTCGGTCCGCAAGGTCTCGGACCGGACCTTCCTGCTGCACCTCGGCGGCAAGATCGAGGTGCAGTCGAAGGTCAACCTCCGCACCCGTGACGACCTGTCCCGCGCCTACACCCCGGGCGTCGCCCGGGTGTCGATGGCGATCGCGGAGAACCCGACCGACGCCCGCAGGCTGACCATCAAGCGCAACACGGTCGCCGTCGTCACCGACGGGTCCGCGGTGCTGGGCCTGGGCAACATCGGCGCCGCCGCGGCCATGCCGGTCATGGAGGGCAAGGCGGCGCTGTTCAAGCAGTTCGGTGGCGTCGACGCGTGGCCGGTCTGCCTGGACACCCAGGACACCGAGGAGATCATCCGCACGGTCCAGCTGATCGCCCCCGGCTACGGCGGCATCAACCTCGAGGACATCGCCGCGCCCCGCTGCTTCGAGATCGAGCGCCGGCTGCGCGAGATGCTCGACATCCCGGTGTTCCACGACGACCAGCACGGCACCGCCGTCGTCGTGCTCGGGGCGCTGCGCAACGCGCTGCGGGTGGTCGGCAAGAAGTTCTCCGACGTCCGCGTCGTCGTCTGCGGCGTCGGCGCGGCTGGGTCGGCGATCATCCGGCTGCTGGGCTCGGAGGAGACCGCCGACGTGATCGCGGTCGACGTCGACGGCATCGTCCACCCCGCGCGCGAGGGCCTGGACGACAACCTCCGCTCGATCGCCGCGCAGACCAACCGCGAGCGCAAGACCGGGACGCTCGCCGACGCCCTGGTCGGCGCGGACGTGTTCATCGGGGTGAGCGCGCCGAACCTGTTCGGGGCCACCGAGCTCGCCACGATGAACGACGATGCGATCGTCTTCGCGCTCGCCAACCCCGACCCCGAGGTCGACCCGGCGGTGGCGATGCAGCACGCCGCCGTCGTCGCGACCGGGCGCTCGGACTACCCGAACCAGATCAACAACGTGCTGGCGTTCCCCGGGGTGTTCCGGGGGCTGCTCGACTCGCACGCCCACGACATCACCGACGCGATGATGCTGGCCGCGGCCGAGGCGATCGCGAACGTCGTGCCGGAGCCGAACCCGTCGTTCATCGTGCCGAGCGTGTTCGACCAGAGCGTGGCCCCGGCCGTCGCCGAGGCCGTGCGGTCGGCGGCCGCCAAGCAGGCGGAGAAGGGCGAGGTCGCCGCCGGCTGA
- a CDS encoding PIN domain-containing protein: MTSGTRDRALFPDGYSLTAGIGSVLLLPEVLAKPMREGRSDEVTALAGLLSRLQLRSVDPVTAEVATSLAVAYRLRTADAAHLATAVVAGADRFVTNDRRDLGSRIAEIAVVYPDELAG; the protein is encoded by the coding sequence TTGACCAGCGGGACCCGCGACCGTGCCCTGTTCCCGGACGGGTACAGCCTGACGGCCGGCATCGGGTCGGTGCTCCTCCTGCCGGAGGTGCTCGCGAAGCCGATGCGGGAAGGTCGCTCCGACGAGGTCACCGCGCTCGCCGGGCTGCTCAGCAGGCTCCAGCTCCGGTCCGTGGATCCGGTCACGGCCGAGGTCGCCACCTCGCTCGCCGTCGCCTACCGGCTCCGGACGGCCGACGCGGCGCACCTCGCGACCGCCGTCGTCGCGGGCGCGGACCGGTTCGTCACGAACGACCGGCGGGACCTCGGTTCACGGATCGCGGAGATCGCGGTCGTGTATCCGGACGAGCTAGCCGGATGA
- the pdxT gene encoding pyridoxal 5'-phosphate synthase glutaminase subunit PdxT: MSSPTVGVLALQGNVREHVAALTAAGATAVPVRRPAELDAVDGIVLPGGESTTMSKLLDAFELLEPLRARLRAGLPAYGSCAGMILLAGEILDGRPDQHQLGGLDVVVRRNAFGRQVDSFETDLDLDGLDGGPIHAVFIRAPWVEKTGGDVDVLAAVPHVTSDGRSAGEAAGRAVAVRQGPVLATSFHPELTGDRRVHALFVDMVRAG; the protein is encoded by the coding sequence ATGTCCTCCCCGACCGTCGGTGTGCTGGCCCTGCAGGGCAACGTCCGCGAGCACGTGGCCGCGCTCACCGCTGCCGGCGCGACGGCGGTGCCGGTCCGCCGCCCCGCCGAGCTGGACGCCGTGGACGGCATCGTGCTCCCCGGGGGCGAGTCGACCACGATGTCGAAGCTGCTCGACGCCTTCGAGCTGCTCGAACCGCTGCGCGCGCGGCTCCGCGCCGGCCTGCCCGCCTACGGCTCGTGCGCCGGGATGATCCTGCTGGCCGGGGAGATCCTCGACGGACGCCCGGACCAGCACCAGCTCGGCGGCCTGGACGTCGTCGTGCGGCGCAACGCGTTCGGCCGCCAGGTCGACTCGTTCGAGACCGACCTCGACCTCGACGGCCTCGACGGCGGCCCGATCCATGCGGTGTTCATCCGGGCGCCGTGGGTCGAGAAGACCGGCGGCGACGTCGACGTGCTCGCCGCCGTCCCGCACGTCACCAGCGACGGCCGGTCGGCGGGGGAGGCCGCCGGGCGGGCCGTCGCCGTCCGGCAGGGGCCGGTGCTGGCGACGTCGTTCCACCCGGAGCTGACCGGGGACCGGCGGGTGCACGCGCTGTTCGTGGACATGGTGCGGGCCGGCTGA